A genomic region of Leptolyngbya sp. NIES-2104 contains the following coding sequences:
- a CDS encoding cell wall metabolism sensor histidine kinase WalK: MSVLWFLAGLAIGILPFTLYRGQLSSRIDRLTKDLPPDEAAIDLSVTSRLSMLMHHNQERMEELERSIEAWKQIQNLCPIAYLQVDEENQLIWCNPAAAELLGITQNEDYAPRLLLELVRSYELDSLIEKARDRNQPHQREWLFYSISADADDLSHARSTPIRGFAFPLSAGEVGVYLENRQEATNLAQQRDRWTSDVAHELRTPLTSIRLVAETLQSRLDPPNRQWIDRLLNETIRLSRLVQDLLDLSQLDLNPSQRLRLTSVDSVKLIYSAWQSLEPLACEKNVQFCYDGLESVILKADEARMHRVFLNLLDNSLKYSPPGSVIRVETTLREQSKPRIQIDIIDSGEGFPEDAIDYVFDRFYRADPSRSRPVREQEATQLTSGSGLGLAIVRQIIEAHQGTVRAQNHPNGGAWLQLNLPCERTS; encoded by the coding sequence GTGTCTGTTCTCTGGTTTCTGGCTGGACTTGCGATCGGGATTCTGCCGTTTACGCTGTATCGGGGTCAACTCAGTTCCCGCATCGATCGCTTAACAAAAGACTTACCGCCCGACGAAGCCGCGATCGATTTGTCGGTGACTTCTCGCTTGTCGATGTTGATGCACCACAATCAGGAACGGATGGAGGAGTTGGAACGCTCGATTGAGGCGTGGAAACAGATTCAGAATCTTTGTCCGATCGCTTATCTTCAAGTCGATGAAGAAAACCAGCTAATTTGGTGCAATCCTGCCGCCGCAGAACTTTTAGGAATCACTCAGAACGAAGATTACGCCCCGCGATTATTGCTGGAACTGGTGCGATCGTATGAACTCGATTCGCTGATTGAAAAGGCACGCGATCGCAATCAACCCCATCAGCGCGAATGGCTGTTTTATTCGATCTCCGCCGATGCTGATGATCTTTCTCATGCTCGATCGACTCCGATTCGAGGATTTGCTTTTCCCTTATCAGCGGGTGAAGTAGGAGTCTACCTCGAAAATCGTCAGGAAGCCACGAACCTAGCACAACAGCGCGATCGTTGGACTTCTGATGTCGCACACGAACTCAGAACGCCCCTCACTTCGATTCGTCTCGTCGCGGAAACGCTACAATCTCGGCTTGATCCCCCCAATCGGCAATGGATCGATCGTTTACTGAATGAAACGATTCGCCTCAGTCGATTAGTTCAAGATTTACTTGATCTCAGTCAGCTAGACCTTAATCCCTCACAGCGATTACGGCTCACTTCTGTAGATTCAGTCAAACTGATTTATTCCGCGTGGCAAAGTCTCGAACCGCTTGCCTGTGAAAAGAACGTGCAATTTTGCTATGACGGGTTAGAGTCGGTCATTCTCAAAGCAGACGAAGCTCGAATGCACCGGGTTTTTCTAAACCTGCTCGATAACAGTCTCAAGTACAGCCCACCAGGAAGCGTGATTCGAGTCGAAACTACCTTACGAGAGCAGTCCAAACCGCGAATTCAGATCGACATCATCGATTCAGGTGAGGGATTCCCTGAAGACGCGATCGATTACGTCTTCGATCGCTTTTATCGGGCAGACCCATCCCGATCACGTCCCGTTCGGGAACAGGAAGCCACTCAGTTGACCAGTGGCAGCGGATTAGGACTCGCGATCGTGCGCCAAATCATTGAAGCGCATCAAGGCACCGTCCGCGCCCAAAATCATCCCAATGGGGGTGCGTGGTTGCAACTAAATTTACCGTGTGAGCGGACTTCATAA
- a CDS encoding pseudouridine synthase — translation MPERVQKILSQWGIASRRQAEQMILEGRVRLNGTVAELGQKADPECDRVEVDGQLIQIVDRPQFLYFLLNKPAGVISTCDDPQNRKTVLELLPKNLRQGQGLHPIGRLDVESTGAILLTNDGELTHYLTHPRHHIPKTYEVWVEQEVSRSVLQQWREGVILDNRKTLPASVNVLRRTPSSTLLRVILREGRNRQIRRVAEQLGHPVIQLHRSAIGEIQINPPGRPALPTGHYRPLEDFEIRVLKQGMNPPLEKLPAQTKEQRR, via the coding sequence ATGCCTGAAAGAGTCCAGAAAATTCTTTCGCAATGGGGAATCGCCTCGCGTCGTCAGGCGGAACAGATGATCCTGGAAGGGCGCGTGAGACTTAATGGAACTGTCGCAGAGTTGGGTCAGAAAGCTGATCCAGAATGTGATCGCGTCGAAGTTGACGGGCAACTGATTCAAATTGTCGATCGACCACAGTTTCTCTACTTTCTGCTGAATAAACCCGCAGGAGTGATTTCAACCTGTGACGATCCGCAGAACCGAAAAACCGTTCTTGAACTCTTACCGAAGAATTTACGGCAAGGACAAGGACTTCACCCGATCGGTCGATTAGATGTAGAATCAACCGGAGCAATTCTGTTGACGAATGATGGCGAATTGACTCATTATTTGACTCATCCTCGCCATCACATCCCTAAAACATATGAAGTCTGGGTTGAACAAGAAGTGTCACGATCCGTCTTGCAGCAATGGCGCGAAGGCGTTATCTTAGACAACCGAAAAACCCTTCCTGCTTCGGTGAATGTGTTGCGCCGTACTCCATCGAGTACACTCCTGCGCGTCATCCTTCGCGAAGGTCGGAACCGTCAAATCCGCCGAGTCGCTGAGCAGTTGGGTCATCCCGTGATTCAGCTTCACCGCAGTGCGATCGGAGAAATCCAGATCAATCCACCGGGCAGACCCGCTTTACCCACGGGACACTACCGCCCGCTAGAAGATTTTGAAATTCGTGTACTTAAACAGGGCATGAACCCGCCGTTAGAGAAGTTGCCAGCACAGACGAAGGAGCAGCGCAGATGA
- a CDS encoding RodZ domain-containing protein gives MNKQTLQTNREQAERLAELGNRLRDRRQSQDISLEKVAGATCIQPRLLKAIEQGKIEELPEPVYIHSFIRQYADAIGLNGVEFASEFPTTGVMALPTIRTSWRSLPGAQLRPMHLYLMYMVLIFGAVNGLSYFLNRSTQASLPAIEVQQPIVPSPMGPMQPVQQPASTKKITPAPASNKPIRVGVTVAEESWVRVMADNQVAFEGELPKGTQRTWTADRQVVVRAGNAGGVIVSYNESQAKPLGQPGEIEEMIFPPDPQMATLPNENLR, from the coding sequence ATGAACAAGCAGACCCTCCAAACAAATCGAGAACAGGCGGAACGGCTGGCAGAGTTGGGCAATCGACTCCGCGATCGTCGTCAATCGCAAGATATTTCTCTCGAAAAAGTGGCAGGAGCAACCTGTATTCAACCCCGGTTATTGAAAGCGATCGAACAAGGAAAGATTGAGGAACTTCCCGAACCTGTCTACATTCACAGCTTTATTCGCCAGTACGCAGACGCGATCGGGCTAAATGGCGTGGAATTTGCCAGTGAATTCCCGACGACGGGCGTGATGGCGTTGCCTACAATTCGCACTTCTTGGCGATCGCTGCCAGGAGCACAGTTACGCCCGATGCACTTGTATTTGATGTATATGGTGCTGATTTTTGGAGCGGTGAACGGGCTGTCGTATTTTCTCAATCGATCGACTCAAGCTTCACTGCCCGCGATCGAGGTACAGCAGCCTATTGTTCCTTCACCGATGGGACCGATGCAGCCCGTTCAACAGCCTGCTAGTACAAAGAAAATTACTCCGGCTCCGGCTTCTAACAAGCCGATTCGGGTAGGAGTGACGGTTGCTGAAGAATCTTGGGTGCGGGTGATGGCAGATAATCAAGTCGCGTTTGAGGGTGAATTGCCCAAGGGGACGCAGCGGACTTGGACCGCCGATCGACAAGTCGTTGTTCGGGCTGGAAATGCGGGCGGCGTGATCGTGTCTTATAACGAGAGTCAGGCAAAACCGCTGGGACAACCGGGAGAGATTGAAGAAATGATTTTCCCGCCTGATCCGCAGATGGCGACTTTGCCCAACGAGAATTTGAGATAA
- a CDS encoding DNA/RNA helicase domain-containing protein, whose protein sequence is MSVNYGWMGSIADFLACSGQDWFATMQANYQAMYQMRSTTTQNQAWEECGEILRAAFAVPEAAQFATLSRKSWTLIFEYELPGEGGRRPDLVILGAGHILVFEFKQKATLSTADLDQVAAYARDLTEYHQASANHPVSAILIPTRYTKENVIRNTVQILNPTQIGKYLESLTETESEIDSNQWVDSIYEPLPTVIAAARRIFQQEPLPSIRRAQSAKIPEILDYLRQIVDRASQQKERHLILITGVPGAGKTLVGLQFVYQSDRPAIFLSGNRPLISVLQYALQSKAFVREIRNFYLQHEARRQSAPRENIIVFDEAQRAWDADRMSEKYGISSAAPGAVLRICERVPDWCVLLGLIGEGQTIHVGEEGGIEQWNEGLSESWQVHCSSEQSKYFDTSVHVNDLLNLTTSLRSHLAHHVQTWVAHVLNHDIDRARATMPLLIEEGFNCYLTRDLEAAKEYCRSRYQNQSDKRYGFVASSRSRNLVKYGIRNDYISTQKLNIGAWYIDPPDSENSCCTFDRVVTEFSCQGLELDFPIIGWGDDLIWKDEAWITTTRQKNVRDPLQLRLNSYRVLLTRGRDGFILYVPPETKMDRTFEILRSSGLSLLIAER, encoded by the coding sequence ATGTCTGTAAATTACGGTTGGATGGGGTCGATCGCTGATTTTCTCGCTTGTTCTGGGCAAGACTGGTTCGCAACGATGCAGGCGAATTATCAGGCGATGTATCAAATGCGATCGACCACAACGCAAAATCAGGCTTGGGAAGAATGCGGGGAAATTTTACGGGCAGCTTTCGCTGTGCCGGAGGCAGCGCAGTTCGCCACCCTTAGCCGCAAATCCTGGACGCTCATTTTTGAATACGAATTGCCCGGTGAAGGCGGACGGCGACCCGATTTAGTAATTTTAGGAGCGGGACACATTCTCGTTTTCGAGTTCAAGCAAAAAGCAACGCTCTCGACTGCGGATCTCGATCAAGTTGCAGCATACGCACGAGATTTGACGGAATATCATCAAGCCTCCGCAAATCATCCGGTAAGTGCAATTCTGATTCCAACGCGCTACACAAAAGAAAATGTAATCAGAAACACAGTTCAAATTCTAAATCCAACGCAAATCGGAAAGTATTTAGAATCATTGACTGAAACAGAATCTGAAATCGATTCAAATCAATGGGTGGATTCAATCTATGAACCATTACCGACCGTAATCGCAGCCGCAAGACGAATTTTTCAGCAAGAACCGTTACCGAGTATCAGACGCGCTCAGAGTGCAAAAATCCCTGAGATTCTGGATTATTTGCGGCAAATTGTCGATCGAGCTTCTCAACAAAAAGAACGCCACCTAATTCTGATTACAGGCGTTCCCGGAGCCGGAAAAACGCTCGTTGGATTGCAGTTCGTTTATCAAAGCGATCGACCTGCAATTTTCCTATCTGGTAATCGTCCTCTGATCTCTGTGCTTCAGTACGCCCTTCAAAGTAAAGCCTTTGTGCGAGAAATTCGGAATTTCTATTTACAACACGAAGCCCGTCGCCAGTCCGCACCGAGAGAAAACATTATCGTGTTCGATGAAGCGCAGCGGGCTTGGGATGCCGATCGCATGTCTGAAAAGTACGGGATTTCGAGCGCGGCTCCGGGTGCCGTGTTACGAATTTGTGAGCGGGTTCCAGACTGGTGTGTCTTACTCGGCTTAATCGGAGAAGGGCAAACGATTCACGTCGGGGAAGAAGGCGGAATCGAACAATGGAATGAAGGCTTAAGTGAATCTTGGCAGGTTCATTGTTCGTCTGAGCAATCAAAATATTTTGATACAAGCGTTCATGTGAATGATTTATTAAATCTCACAACTTCTTTACGATCGCATCTCGCCCATCATGTTCAAACCTGGGTGGCTCATGTTCTAAATCACGACATTGATCGCGCCAGAGCAACGATGCCTTTATTAATTGAAGAAGGATTTAATTGTTATCTCACTCGCGATTTAGAAGCAGCGAAAGAGTATTGTCGATCGCGTTATCAGAATCAATCCGATAAACGTTATGGATTCGTTGCCTCTTCTCGATCGCGCAATTTAGTCAAATACGGGATTCGTAACGATTACATTTCTACTCAGAAGCTAAATATTGGTGCTTGGTACATTGATCCGCCAGATTCTGAGAATTCTTGCTGTACCTTCGATCGCGTTGTCACCGAATTTAGCTGTCAGGGATTGGAATTAGATTTTCCCATCATTGGCTGGGGCGATGACCTGATTTGGAAAGATGAGGCTTGGATCACCACCACACGTCAAAAGAACGTTCGTGATCCGCTACAACTCCGACTCAATAGCTACCGCGTTCTACTCACTCGTGGACGAGACGGATTCATCCTCTACGTCCCGCCCGAAACCAAAATGGATCGCACTTTTGAAATTTTGCGATCGTCCGGATTATCACTTCTTATCGCCGAAAGGTGA
- the sigC gene encoding RNA polymerase sigma factor SigC, with the protein MMPATSFYADAEFDPSTLEHSSIVTDSEFDPSEDLSELDAELSGQRGMRATGRKTTDLVRLYLQEIGRYRLLGRDEEVAEAQKVQRYMKLLEQRNHAAEKGNALILQYVHLIEVRDRLVSTLTHRPSLERWATEAKIDVADLKPMLAEGKQHWAKVVNLTVAELDSIQNQGLAAKTRMINANLRLVVSVAKKYQNRGLELLDLIQEGTLGLERAVEKFDPTKGYRFSTYAYWWIRQGITRAIATQSRTIRLPVHITEKLNKIKKAQRKISQEKGRTATIEDIASELEMTPPQVREVLLRVPRSVSLETKVGKERDTELGDLLETEEITPEETLMRESLRRDLIQLLADLTDRERDVIEMRFGLGSDGHPYSLAEIGRALELSRERVRQIEAKALQKLRQPKRRNRVRDYLESLS; encoded by the coding sequence ATGATGCCAGCAACCTCTTTCTACGCTGATGCAGAATTTGACCCCTCCACCCTGGAGCATTCCTCGATCGTGACAGACTCCGAGTTTGATCCGAGCGAAGACCTTTCAGAACTCGACGCTGAACTGTCGGGACAGCGAGGAATGCGTGCCACTGGGCGGAAAACCACCGATTTGGTCAGGCTCTACCTTCAAGAAATCGGGCGCTACCGCCTCCTCGGACGCGATGAAGAAGTCGCGGAGGCGCAAAAAGTCCAACGCTACATGAAGCTCTTAGAACAGCGCAACCATGCCGCAGAAAAAGGAAACGCCCTGATTCTTCAATATGTGCACTTGATCGAGGTTCGCGATCGCTTAGTCTCCACGCTGACTCATCGCCCTTCCCTCGAACGCTGGGCGACCGAAGCCAAAATCGATGTTGCTGACCTCAAGCCGATGTTGGCAGAAGGAAAACAACACTGGGCAAAAGTCGTCAACTTAACCGTTGCCGAACTGGATTCAATTCAAAATCAAGGACTGGCAGCCAAGACCCGAATGATTAACGCCAACCTGCGCTTAGTCGTCTCGGTCGCAAAGAAATATCAAAATCGCGGCTTGGAACTGCTTGATTTAATCCAAGAAGGAACACTCGGATTAGAAAGAGCGGTTGAGAAGTTCGATCCGACGAAAGGCTATCGATTCAGCACTTATGCGTATTGGTGGATTCGTCAGGGAATCACTCGTGCGATCGCAACTCAGAGCCGCACGATTCGCCTTCCCGTTCACATCACCGAAAAGCTCAACAAAATCAAAAAAGCTCAGCGTAAAATTTCTCAGGAAAAAGGTCGTACCGCCACGATCGAAGATATTGCTTCGGAACTGGAAATGACTCCGCCGCAAGTCCGTGAAGTCCTTTTACGGGTTCCACGTTCAGTATCGCTCGAAACCAAAGTCGGAAAAGAGCGCGACACGGAACTTGGCGATCTACTCGAAACCGAGGAAATCACGCCAGAAGAAACGCTGATGCGGGAATCGCTGAGACGCGACTTGATCCAATTGTTGGCGGATTTGACCGATCGCGAACGTGATGTCATCGAAATGCGGTTTGGTTTGGGCAGCGATGGTCATCCTTATTCATTGGCGGAAATTGGACGCGCTTTAGAACTGTCGAGAGAACGAGTCCGGCAAATTGAAGCGAAAGCGTTGCAGAAATTACGTCAGCCAAAACGTCGTAATCGTGTGCGCGACTACCTTGAGTCACTCAGCTAG
- a CDS encoding Fur family transcriptional regulator, with the protein MLNAPTYTSASLKAELNEKGWRLTPQREIILQVFQKLPEGQHLSAEDLYHELQTKGEGISLSTIYRTLKLMSRMGILRELELAEGHKHYEINQPYPHHHHHLICVRCNKTIEFKSDSILKTGTKAAQKEGYHILDCQLTIHAVCPTCQRSLLPL; encoded by the coding sequence ATGCTGAACGCTCCTACTTACACCAGTGCTTCGCTCAAGGCTGAATTGAATGAAAAAGGATGGCGTTTGACTCCACAACGCGAAATCATCCTGCAAGTGTTTCAAAAACTTCCAGAAGGGCAACACTTAAGCGCTGAAGATCTCTATCACGAACTTCAAACCAAAGGTGAAGGAATTAGTCTCTCGACGATTTATCGCACCTTAAAATTGATGTCGCGGATGGGCATCCTACGCGAACTCGAACTTGCTGAAGGTCACAAACACTACGAGATTAATCAACCGTATCCGCATCATCATCATCACTTAATTTGTGTCCGCTGCAATAAAACGATCGAGTTCAAAAGCGATTCGATTCTCAAAACCGGAACCAAAGCAGCCCAGAAAGAGGGATACCACATCCTGGACTGCCAACTGACGATTCATGCGGTTTGTCCCACCTGTCAGCGATCGCTACTCCCGCTCTGA
- a CDS encoding peptidoglycan-binding protein encodes MDTIATLHLATPAPDDRSRIRRRSIQLLSAMVGCAIVGFASSAYAQLVLREGDSGTAVTELQERLRALGCFDGSATGFFGSQTRDAVIQCQQQRGITADGVVGADTYRAFGLGNPTTGTGSAQFGEPLQLGDRGPGVQQLQTQLQAQGYYYGTIDGVFGPDTRTAVLQLQSDRGLPQTGVVDDAVYTALAGGAVPPTTLPGVVGLQFGDQGPRVSELQRQLNRLGYPVPVTGYFGTQTQQALASFQQAQGLPPTGVADRQTLAALGVAGGSGENGQTPQNTRRYVVVIPFRNTVELNRIQDVIPNAVPRQSRLGDFVNAGSYTTPEVAERRAGLLRSRGLGNARVVFE; translated from the coding sequence ATGGACACGATCGCAACCCTGCATCTCGCCACTCCAGCCCCCGATGATCGATCGCGTATCCGCAGACGAAGCATTCAACTGCTGAGTGCAATGGTAGGATGCGCCATTGTTGGATTTGCTTCTTCTGCCTACGCTCAATTAGTGTTACGCGAAGGTGATTCGGGTACTGCCGTTACCGAGTTACAAGAGCGCCTTAGAGCATTAGGCTGTTTCGACGGTTCAGCGACCGGATTTTTTGGTTCTCAAACTCGTGATGCAGTCATTCAATGCCAACAACAGCGCGGAATTACCGCCGATGGAGTCGTCGGAGCGGACACTTATCGCGCTTTTGGACTTGGCAATCCCACGACAGGAACCGGATCGGCGCAGTTTGGAGAACCTTTACAGTTAGGCGATCGTGGTCCGGGAGTCCAACAACTCCAAACCCAGCTACAAGCGCAAGGATACTACTACGGCACGATCGATGGTGTATTTGGTCCGGACACCCGCACTGCTGTCCTTCAATTGCAAAGCGATCGGGGTCTGCCTCAAACGGGTGTTGTCGATGATGCGGTTTACACTGCGCTCGCGGGTGGAGCAGTCCCACCGACGACACTCCCAGGAGTCGTTGGACTGCAATTTGGCGATCAAGGTCCGCGAGTATCTGAACTTCAGCGACAACTGAATCGACTGGGTTACCCGGTTCCGGTGACAGGCTATTTTGGCACTCAGACTCAGCAAGCCCTCGCAAGCTTCCAACAGGCGCAAGGATTACCTCCGACTGGGGTAGCTGACCGTCAGACATTAGCGGCGCTCGGAGTGGCAGGCGGAAGCGGGGAAAATGGTCAAACTCCACAAAATACCCGCCGCTATGTTGTGGTGATTCCATTCCGTAACACCGTTGAACTCAATCGCATTCAAGATGTGATTCCGAATGCGGTTCCGAGACAGTCGCGCTTGGGCGATTTTGTCAACGCAGGCAGCTATACCACTCCAGAAGTGGCAGAACGTCGGGCGGGATTGTTGCGATCGCGGGGACTCGGTAATGCTCGTGTCGTGTTTGAATAA
- a CDS encoding APC family permease → MGFPKSSDYSESIAANASSEESASPKTALSMIDAVALIVGIVIGAGIFETPALVASNTGTNFTVLFAWIIGGVVSLIGALCYAELATTYPHVGGNYYYLQRAYGNSIAFLFAWARMTVVQTGSIALLGYVFGDYASEILPLGSYSGAIYAAGAIVLFTLINILGLRQGKGVQNWLTAAKILGLILVILAGLTHSGSAAPQAATESPISTNWGMAMIFVLLSYGGWNEAAYISAEIRNPNRNIARSLFWGIGIIAAIYIAINFAYLQGLGVNGMANSSAVAADLMRNAYGQPGVVFISLLVAISALGALNATVLTGARTNYALGQDFKVFGFMGSWQGEKNSPIPALLLQGAIALLLVGLGAWQRKGFETMVDYTAPVFWFFFLLVGFSLIIMRFKEPNRSSAFRVPFYPITPILFCGICGFLLYSSLVYVTTGAIAGVIVLALGIPVLLWQRR, encoded by the coding sequence ATGGGTTTCCCGAAATCTTCAGATTATTCAGAGTCGATCGCTGCAAATGCGTCTTCTGAAGAGTCTGCAAGTCCGAAGACTGCTTTATCGATGATCGACGCAGTAGCGCTGATCGTAGGAATTGTAATTGGAGCGGGCATTTTTGAGACTCCTGCTCTAGTGGCATCCAACACAGGCACAAATTTCACCGTGTTGTTTGCCTGGATTATTGGTGGAGTTGTTTCTCTGATTGGGGCGCTGTGTTATGCAGAACTCGCCACCACCTATCCGCATGTGGGCGGCAATTATTATTACTTGCAGCGGGCTTATGGAAATTCGATCGCGTTTTTGTTCGCTTGGGCAAGAATGACGGTTGTGCAAACAGGATCGATCGCTTTACTCGGATATGTCTTTGGCGATTATGCGTCTGAGATTTTGCCGTTGGGAAGCTATTCGGGCGCGATTTATGCAGCAGGTGCGATCGTCCTTTTCACCCTGATTAACATTCTGGGACTCAGACAAGGAAAAGGGGTTCAGAACTGGCTAACGGCTGCAAAAATTTTAGGATTAATTCTTGTAATTTTGGCAGGTCTGACCCATTCAGGAAGCGCCGCACCTCAAGCCGCTACTGAATCGCCAATCTCAACAAATTGGGGCATGGCAATGATTTTTGTGCTGTTGTCTTATGGCGGATGGAATGAAGCGGCTTACATTTCAGCCGAGATTCGCAATCCGAACCGGAACATTGCTCGATCGCTCTTTTGGGGCATCGGAATTATTGCGGCAATCTATATCGCGATTAATTTTGCCTATCTCCAAGGCTTGGGAGTCAACGGAATGGCGAATTCGTCAGCGGTCGCGGCGGATTTGATGCGAAATGCCTACGGACAGCCGGGAGTCGTGTTTATTAGCTTGCTGGTTGCCATTTCCGCGTTGGGTGCTCTAAATGCAACTGTATTGACGGGAGCGCGAACTAACTACGCGCTAGGGCAAGATTTCAAAGTGTTCGGCTTTATGGGAAGCTGGCAGGGTGAAAAGAATTCGCCAATTCCAGCCTTGTTGCTTCAAGGTGCGATCGCGCTTTTGCTCGTCGGACTGGGAGCCTGGCAGCGAAAAGGTTTTGAAACCATGGTCGATTATACGGCTCCGGTGTTTTGGTTCTTTTTCTTGCTGGTGGGCTTTTCGCTGATCATTATGCGTTTTAAGGAGCCGAATCGATCGAGTGCATTTCGGGTGCCGTTTTATCCGATTACACCGATTTTGTTCTGTGGCATCTGCGGATTTTTGTTGTATTCCAGTTTGGTGTATGTCACCACTGGCGCGATCGCAGGTGTGATTGTTTTGGCTCTGGGGATTCCGGTTTTACTTTGGCAGCGTCGATAG
- a CDS encoding cyclopropane-fatty-acyl-phospholipid synthase family protein, with protein MIVRPLVMTVGILGLMVAGCSQSPTATADAPTTQAQSPAPATQAESPTPQLDVPYVPTPEPVVDAMLKVAKVGKNDVLLDLGSGDGRIPITAAKRFGTRGFGVDIDPERIKEANASAKKEGVTDLVQFAQQDLFKTDLTKATVITLYLLPRINLQLRPSLLKLKPGTRIVSHAFDMGDWKPDQTVSVNGTNVYFWTVPKTIPPNLK; from the coding sequence ATGATTGTTCGTCCTTTGGTGATGACGGTTGGAATTTTAGGTTTGATGGTAGCGGGTTGTTCGCAATCTCCGACTGCAACAGCGGACGCTCCCACGACTCAGGCACAGAGTCCTGCTCCAGCAACTCAGGCTGAAAGTCCAACACCGCAGTTAGATGTGCCATATGTGCCGACTCCAGAGCCTGTTGTCGATGCGATGCTGAAAGTGGCAAAGGTCGGTAAGAACGATGTGCTGCTGGATCTCGGTAGTGGAGATGGACGGATTCCGATTACAGCAGCGAAGCGGTTTGGAACCCGTGGATTTGGAGTGGATATTGATCCGGAGCGGATTAAGGAAGCGAATGCGAGTGCGAAAAAAGAGGGTGTAACGGATTTAGTGCAGTTCGCTCAGCAAGATTTGTTCAAAACGGATCTGACGAAGGCAACGGTGATCACGTTGTACTTGCTGCCGAGAATTAATCTTCAGTTGCGTCCTAGCTTGTTGAAGCTAAAACCGGGAACGCGGATTGTGTCTCATGCGTTTGATATGGGCGATTGGAAACCGGATCAGACGGTGAGCGTGAATGGAACGAATGTTTATTTCTGGACAGTTCCGAAGACGATTCCGCCGAATTTGAAATAG
- a CDS encoding NADPH-dependent FMN reductase, translating into MVKVVGIAGSLRPGSYSQQALKVAIDRVAALGAEVEILDLRSLNLPFCDGSDEYPDDPGVAKLKQAVSEADAIVLATPEYHGSVSGVLKNALDLMGFEEFTGKVTGVISVLGGQSNNNSLNDLRVILRWIHAWTIPEQIAVGQAWKAFSEDGKLLDEGLSKRFDAFAQSLVEATQKLRG; encoded by the coding sequence ATGGTCAAAGTAGTTGGCATCGCTGGAAGTTTAAGACCCGGTTCGTATAGTCAGCAAGCGCTCAAGGTTGCGATCGATCGCGTTGCTGCATTGGGCGCGGAAGTCGAGATCTTGGATTTACGATCGCTAAACCTGCCCTTCTGTGATGGTAGCGACGAATATCCGGATGATCCAGGGGTTGCCAAGCTCAAACAGGCAGTGAGTGAAGCGGATGCGATCGTTTTAGCAACTCCGGAGTATCACGGCAGTGTGAGCGGTGTTTTGAAGAATGCACTCGACTTGATGGGATTTGAAGAATTCACCGGAAAAGTCACAGGTGTGATTAGCGTTTTGGGTGGTCAATCGAACAATAATTCGCTGAATGATTTACGAGTGATTCTCCGCTGGATTCACGCTTGGACGATTCCTGAACAGATTGCTGTCGGGCAGGCTTGGAAGGCATTTAGCGAAGACGGTAAATTGCTCGATGAAGGACTGTCGAAGCGGTTTGATGCGTTTGCTCAAAGTTTGGTCGAAGCGACCCAAAAACTGCGAGGATAG